The following coding sequences lie in one Rutidosis leptorrhynchoides isolate AG116_Rl617_1_P2 chromosome 4, CSIRO_AGI_Rlap_v1, whole genome shotgun sequence genomic window:
- the LOC139842756 gene encoding uncharacterized protein produces MALYQRTSGESRSRTAALDDRLLGNASNVQETCRNKLLPQSLGIFVWRAKRKRLPVRVELSNRGIDLDSVCCPMCDDGVESLDHTLPLCRYAYEVWDNVYRWCGLGDFSNISVNELFNGDGANSRCVEGKSLWQAIEWVCGYLIWKNRNDKVFNNSSRSCANLLNDIQVKSFEWISKKKKKKKKQRLLSGTNG; encoded by the exons atggcaTTGTATCAAAGAACCTCTGGGGAGAGTCGCAGCCGAACTGCAGCA CTAGATGATCGGCTTCTTGGAAATGCATCGAATGTACAAGAAACATGTAGAAATAAGTTACTTCCTCAATCTCTAGGAATCTTTGTGTGGAGAGCAAAACGCAAAAGGTTACCGGTTCGGGTTGAATTGTCTAATCGAGGTATTGATCTTGATTCGGTATGTTGCCCAATGTGTGATGATGGCGTTGAATCGCTCGACCACACATTGCCACTATGCAGGTATGCTTATGAGGTATGGGATAACGTTTACCGTTGGTGTGGTCTCGGTGACTTCTCGAATATCAGCGTTAACGAGTTGTTCAATGGAGATGGAGCTAATAGTCGGTGTGTTGAGGGTAAATCGTTGTGGCAAGCCATCGAATGGGTATGCGGTTACTTGATATGGAAAAATCGAAACGATAAAGTCTTCAATAATTCTTCGCGTTCGTGTGCGAATCTTCTCAACGACATTCAAGTAAAATCCTTTGAGtggatatcaaaaaaaaaaaaaaaaaaaaaaaaacaacgtcTATTGAGTGGCACCAATGGTTAA
- the LOC139845364 gene encoding uncharacterized protein At4g06744-like — translation MVGCHTFLLLFCITHFFIINHGAHPTPRQTLEIIIGGGYTPSPPPEPQECPPPPPPPCPPPPSPPPPPPSPPPPSPLPPKRSPPPPPKSLPRPPKSPPRPPKSPPQPPSQFASERLRIVYPVIQAFRKKITSDPYHITDTWKGTDICKYKGFRCDTVPDFNQTAVSGVKFNNFNFYGPDLTITEFLCGLKDIAFFHANSNNFTGSLPPNLAKLRYLFELDLSNNKFMGNFPTQVLGAKKLVFLDLRFNTFSGLVPPQVFNLELDVLFINNNNFFAQKLPENLGSTTALFLTFANNMFIGEIPKSIGQAANTLQEVLFLNNRLSGCLPYEIGLLKKATVFDVGFNDLTGPIPHSFQCLKKMDLLNLADNKFYGPVPEEVCNLPNLSNFTLSYNYFTQVEVKCMELIKKGILDVKMNCILGLKDQRSAADCAKFFSKTHSCPDEKSLKYVPCSPGYESNELESSEIDRNALEPEMAPAEAPVGRSYGALAPH, via the coding sequence ATGGTTGGCTGCCATACATTTTTACTCCTCTTTTGCATCACTCATTTCTTTATCATTAATCATGGTGCACATCCTACCCCTAGACAAACACTCGAAATTATCATCGGCGGTGGTTATACTCCGTCACCACCGCCCGAACCTCAAGAATGCCCCCCTCCACCTCCTCCTCCATGTCCCCCACCACCATCTCCACCACCCCCACCACCAtctccaccaccaccatcacctctACCACCAAAaagatcaccaccaccaccaccaaaatCACTACCACGACCACCAAAATCACCACCACGACCACCAAAATCACCACCGCAGCCGCCATCACAGTTCGCGAGTGAGCGTCTACGAATAGTCTACCCCGTAATCCAAGCCTTCAGAAAGAAAATAACATCCGATCCATATCACATAACGGACACATGGAAAGGCACTGATATTTGCAAATATAAGGGCTTTAGATGCGATACCGTACCCGATTTCAACCAAACAGCCGTTTCGGGTGTCAAATTCAACAACTTTAACTTCTACGGCCCAGACCTAACCATAACCGAATTCCTATGCGGCTTAAAAGACATTGCTTTCTTCCATGCAAACTCCAACAACTTCACAGGATCACTGCCACCAAATCTTGCCAAACTCCGTTACTTATTCGAACTCGATTTAAGTAACAACAAATTCATGGGCAATTTTCCTACACAAGTTCTCGGTGCCAAAAAACTAGTATTCCTCGATTTACGATTCAACACATTTTCGGGCCTAGTTCCTCCACAAGTTTTCAATCTCGAACTCGATGTACTATTCATTAACAATAACAACTTTTTCGCCCAAAAACTGCCCGAAAACCTCGGGTCCACAACCGCGCTTTTCCTAACATTCGCTAACAACATGTTCATAGGTGAAATACCTAAAAGTATTGGACAAGCTGCAAACACTTTACAAGAGGTTCTGTTTTTGAACAACCGTTTAAGTGGTTGTTTGCCGTACGAAATCGGTTTGTTAAAGAAAGCAACTGTGTTTGATGTAGGGTTTAACGATTTAACTGGCCCGATACCTCACTCGTTTCAGTGTTTGAAAAAAATGGATCTTTTGAACTTGGCTGATAATAAATTTTACGGCCCGGTTCCAGAGGAAGTGTGTAATCTGCCAAATTTATCGAACTTTACGCTTTCATATAATTATTTTACGCAGGTTGAGGTGAAGTGTATGGAGCTGATCAAGAAAGGTATTCTTGATGTGAAAATGAACTGTATTTTGGGGCTTAAGGATCAAAGATCTGCAGCCGATTGTGCGAAATTCTTTTCGAAAACTCATTCTTGTCCGGACGAAAAATCTCTTAAGTACGTACCCTGTTCTCCAGGGTACGAAAGTAACGAATTAGAGTCGTCGGAGATTGATCGGAATGCTCTGGAGCCGGAGATGGCACCGGCAGAAGCTCCGGTAGGGAGAAGTTATGGAGCTCTTGCGCCACATTGA